The following DNA comes from Erigeron canadensis isolate Cc75 chromosome 3, C_canadensis_v1, whole genome shotgun sequence.
AAGCTACCAAATGtcctctttttaaaaaaaatctctaGTTGGATGACTTGGATCCCCTCCATTCAATTACCTCCATGTGAACTCAAATTTTAACCCAGTCAAATAAACTATTTtgattaattgtaatttattcTTATATGAATGCTAAATATCACAACTATTAACAGGTGTAATGTACTAGTAGTTTtgtacaatgttttaaataccggtaaataccagCCGGTATTACTGGTATTACCGGTACCGGAGACcacgccggtattttaagtccggtattttttcggtattttcactattcaataccggctggtatttccggtattcccggtattttctggtattaccataccggtattttcggtattttcaaaaaataaattttgattttttaaaaaaattatttttatgatattttaatgttattttttgttatttgtgaactttaaaacctatattttgttatgaaatacatatttggtattatttttgagtaaattataattgcattttgactatttttgttaaattgtaacaagttttgtaagatttttacacaaaaaaatataataaattaaaaatagtcgtaccggccggtatttccggtaataccggtaatacctgaaaatttttccacgccggtataactaaaataacgGTTTTTAAAGAATTGGTTTTgtaaatttatctatataatatgCTTGTATGGCTTGACTATTCAAAATGGACAAAATAACCACACCAGTAGGAACCAACTAAAGTAAAGGTAGCCCCACATCCAAATTTCTTAGTCTTCGTCTTTTGTAGTCTTTTACTCGtaatatttagatatatatattctacTATGCTATTCTTACATTAtctcctaaaataacttttcttGTCTTTCATAAATTACGAATTTCAACGAAAAAGAGCTTAATTAGCATTTCTATAATGGCAAATAATGATCTAGAATACGGACGTATTCCTAATGAAGAAGAGCCAGCTTTTCAAGTCCTCCTTCGGCGTGCAGAGAATGCAAAGAATCGTGTTGAAAAACGTCCGTCTATTTGTATGGTTCCTAGTGTCCTTAGAAACCTTAGCAAAAAATCGTTCATACCACGAGTGGTTTCTATAGGACCTCTGCATAAAGAAAACGAAAATCTACAAGAATTTGAATGGCTAAAAGATTCTTATTTGCATGACTTGTTGTCACATTCGAGTGACAAAACAAGTACACTAGAAAAATGTCTAgaaaaagtgaacaaaaaaatGGAAGAAATCAAGTCATGTTATGATACCCGAATGATCAAGAAGTATAAAGACACTGACTTAGCCAATATGATGGTCTTGGATGGTAGTTTTATACTTGAATTCTGCTTCAAACAGGATAATAAAAAACCAAGTTTTTTAAGCAAGATACAAATCACTTGTATCGCCATTGACTTAATGTTGCTTGAAAACCAAATTCCTTTCTCTGTTCTTCAAACCATCTTCGACTGCACCATTAAGAAAAGCCATCCGAAGATTTCTCTTACGTGTCTCCTTCGTAGGATTCTAGGAAGCTACATTCACCCCTTTTGTATTCCCTTAGAAATAAAAGTCACTCATGAGTCTGATTCACAAcatgttcatgttcttgattGTGTACACAAAATTTACAATCCATCAGATACAGTTGTAGATATTCAGCCAACAAAAAAGGATGGAAATATTCAGACATCGTTAAATTACAATCACTCTGTTTTAGAACTAGACAGGTCAGGGGTGAACTTTAAGCCGCAGAAAGAAAAGGAGAAGGCAATGTCTATGAGTATTATCAAGTCACGTTCGTGTTTAAATTTGTCGCCGTGGAGTAAGCGTACACTTTTAATGCCAACACTTGTTGTACACGAGTTTACTGAGGCGGTTTTGAGGAATTTTATTGCATATGAGCAATTTTCCCCTGAAGTGAACTACTTTTTTACATCGTATGCATCTGCGATGGACATGCTTATTGATAGCGAAAAGGATGTTCGTAAATTGGTTGAGTCAAAAGTCATTGTCAACAATCTTGGTTCGAATAAAGAAGTGGCGAGAGTGATCAACGGCATATGTGTGAACATAGAAATCGAGCGTTTTTGTTACTCTGAAGCGATACAAGAATTGGATAGGTATTATAATTCATACTGGCCGAAACATTTTGCGTATTTGAAACGTACGTATTTCCAAAATCCATGGAGTGTGATTGCTCTATTGCTATATTTCATACTCTTTGGTCTTGCCGTTCTTCAGGCCATCTTGAGAATCAGGGGTTCATGATCCATAATAATTGGTTAGTATAATTTGATCAGTAACCAACGGCTGGATTTTCATTATTTGCTTTTTCTTCTATTGTCGTCACCAAGTCTTCGAGTCAACCACATGTGTTGTGCaatgtaatataaatatataatatacttctAATATGATGTTTTGTATGCTTCTGATTTGTTTAATAGACAAATTATTTAATATCGTCAAATGCTAGTTTCCTCGCATTTGGTTGAGCTAATTCGATAGAGTTTTTCAAAGAAGGCAACTAATaccaattaaaaataaaattacagaTCATTCATGTCAAGGAAAATTTAGCTCGACCcatataatcttttaaaaattatatacaccCAAAAgtttaatgtaaaaatgtaaaaaagaaaattatgtcATATATACCCGACAGGATTCTtaaaatatgttagttttatggacttttaatgcatcaaaatgatattttttaaggTATTCTCACCGAagtgttaaaatatataatttttaaacacttaaataatgataattagttatgcactatatcagttttatgaacttttaaagCATCAAAATgcagtttttaagtgttcttatttgttctcattttaattttgttctcatttgattgtcaccttatatatatatatatatatataggaggggttatttgagaactcctaaaaaaaagaactcaagaactcCTATACACCCTTGGATCAAAGAAAATGGatggacaagattaaaaataaaaaaaacttctttCAACGCTAGATGGGTATTTTCGTCAGCTCCTTTTTTTCACTCTCTTACTTTAATAGAATTctatctaattcactaaaaatcttttatctcacaaaacGTAAATCGTCAAACGAAaagaaaagcatgggtagtcttagaatttcatcctctttcattagagatgcgattcgatatacttttgacgactttttaaatttcgtttttttccCCATCACGTTCATTTTACACATGTGTacgttgtacttacccatgagcaagttgtacttacccctaATACATCCCGTTCTAGGGTTTAGGATTTGAAGGTTGAGGGTTAGCCGTAACCCTCgagctttaaaccctaaaccctagagtgtgaaccctcatcctttttaggtttttagggtttagcatttagggtttagatttttcagggtttttagaatgtagcgtccccctcggattagtaattaagctttagggtttgaagttgtagggttagtcGTTACAACTTTAAACCCTAAAGTGTACCGTGTACccgttttagggtttagggtttgaaggtcgagagTTAGccggcttcaaaccctaaaccctagcgtgggaaccctcatccattttaggtttttagggtttagcatttaatgtttagattttccagggtttttagaaagtagcttcccctcggattagaaattaagctttagggtttagcatttagggttttacaatgcgtcatcatcttttttgaactttataagtaacttacccatgtgtaggttatacttacccatgggcaggttGTACTTACGCATGGGCAGGTTATACAACTCACTACTTCCAGGTCTtttctacacatgtgtaggttgtacttacacatgtgtatgaTGAACGTGATGGgaaaaaacgaaatttaaaaagtcgtcaaaagtatatcgaatcgcatctttaatgaaagaggacgaaatatcaagactacccatgctttttttccgtctaacgatgtacggtttgtgagataaaagttttttaatgatttagatattttttgatttaataagaggagagagaaagagagtgttggacaacttttttaataatgacaaacatgcccttcctgatcttgatgaatggagggctgagattggttctcgcgttcttttttttagtggttctcaaaataactcacccctatatatatatatatatatatagggatgagaatataaggctgtcgggtatttaagcttaggtgtgtaacactcacatattgtttttttaatccataaaaatcatgggggcccatgcatttattcattaaacaagaaataataaaatattattatgtgaggggttctacacctaaccttaggtgccggacaaccttatattcccttttcccatatatatataatatatatatagggtgactatcaaatgagaatgaaattaaaatgagaataaatgagaacacttaaaaactacattttgatgcattaaaagtccataaaactgacatagtgcataactaattatcagtatttaagtatttaacaacacatcgatccgttaaaatccaaaaattcacgttttttgttggatgcatcaatttgataaatatgcatccaagatggatgcacaaaaaaaacatgattttttttattttaacagaTCAATGTAtagttaaacacttaaataatgataattagttaagcactatattagttttatggacttttaatgcatcaaaatgatgtttttaagtgttcacacaattctttttttaaaagtgttctcaccggagtgttaccctatatatatatatatatatatatatatatatatatatatatatatatatatattcgtatgGTGCACGATTTagtgaaaatagaaaatgaaagttATGGAAAACACAGTATTATTAATCTTAGATAATAAACAAATTTTGTTAGTTACAAAAttcatgtaataaaaaaaaaaactctacttAGGTGGATTAGTTGGGGATATCTTTTAATTTACTATGTGAGCTCCGAAAGTGAGTTTTCCCCAAAGTTTCGGGTTTGAGTCTTGGGTGTTCTTTCATCTCAAAGTATTTTTCATGAGAAAGTAGATTAGAAGTCTAGCAAATCGCTGTTTAAAATTGCATTCAGTACGTCTAAAtcgaaattaatttaataaaaaaaatggatattTTCGTTTGAAGAGTTTTATGTCCTCTTTACTCTAATTTTCGTTTGAAGAGTTTTATGTCCTCTTTACTCTTGCTCTTTGCTCTTGGGACTCAGGTTTATATCCATGAACTTACCTTTCATCCctgttaataatttttttttgggttttgttgaACAAAGATTAACGTGCATTAAACAGttgtataattattataaaaattaaggaGTGAGCTTTTGTTATGAAAACGTACAACTTTTGTATACGTGAAGccttcatttagcattttcctttttttataacCCTTTTTTAATGATGCTCTTAGGACTCATAAATATCGCTCAATTTTACATTCTATCTACATCATGGTTGCCTTAGCTGTTTGTGGGTACGTTGTCTCATTTGTAAACAATGAATTGATCAATTACCTTTTCTCACATCAATCAATCGATTGAtcaatatcttatttttttcatttttctttatggCGATTACATCCTTTTTACTCCTTTTTATGAATGACCCTAATATATTGTTTATCCAAACCAATCTATCTAAtgatctatctatatctatctatctatctatctctctatctatattataactAAATAGGAGGTTAAGATACATTTGAGTTTTGACACCTTTTAAATCCCCTTTTAAGCCTAAAACTCTCTCTTAATTACTCTAACTCACTCTtttttccaaccttttttttattatttatttgtttattaaatagataactatatttaaaactcggtcataaatatttttttatcaaaacatatcttttttaaattttaaatatatataatatttttaaaactctcTCAATgaatatacatacaattattAACCCattactattttaaaaaaattattataaatacaatctaaatttttattaattattctcATTCATGTTAATCCTCTCCTtcctatctttaataaacaaatcacgTTCAGTgaatttctcaacaaaaagaaacatacgttttttttatatcactttaattttatttttgttattttgttcgtgtttgtttattatatgatattgaattgttatattattgttatttttcatcttttctaATTTAGTTTGTAATCGattgtagtttgattatgacatcatcttcttttaaatttattttgttcttgttttgttatttttcacctattatgttatttgttattttgatatttaacttatatatatatatatatatatatatatatatatatatataatttgagatTATTCGTTTATCGGACGGGTCTGAATTTTAGTATTATAAATACAACTCTagcattcttttaaaaaaaaaaaaaaaattccctaCTTCATGGGTTATACTTCATACTATACTATCTTagtactttttaatatttattttacttttacaaTCATGGACTATTTATGAAGCACACTATTACTAAATCAGATTTTCTTCTCCTTTATTAATAATCTTAATATTTTAACAGATGTTTCAAGTTCTTAATCTTACTTTTAACATCCTTATTCCTAATTTGGATATTTTTCATGATGATACTTATAAATTCATCCCTAAAATTCATTTACACTTTTCGAGCAAAGTATATATCCAAACTCCTAGATTATTACTCCTTTGATATCGGTCAAATTATACTTGTTACATTTTATGCTCAATTAGTGTATTTTGGGTTACCCAGTAAATGCATAAGTATTTTGTAGGTTTAGTACGTGTTTTAGTGTGTTTTAGGTTACCCGGGTACATGCATAAGTGGCTGTATTCAAGTAtgtttgagactttgagacgaTATCATTTACTCTTGGGCCAAAGTTACATAAAGATGTTCGGAAAGAGAGTTCCTAAAAGCAGGCGTGCTCCTATTATAAGCGAGATCTTGTGGACTCTTTTGTGTCGTGATGGGGCAAAGAGAAAGCCTAAACACTTTGGCCCGTTTTGGTTCATTTATTGGTCAGCCCAAAAGCCAGCTGTAAATTTGTATTCACATTTTTGTTTTCTCTTTTGGAagacttttatttgttttctttttgaccATAGCAACCACCAAGCACCTCTTTTTCCCAAACATCTAGTCGAAGGAAACTTCACCATAtattggtgaagccttgcacgtaccttAGATAATAGGTTGTTGACCATGGGTAGTCATATATATTAGAAAGGCCCAATAGTTTGTCATTCCTGAGGATCCAACTCAAGATCTTAAATAAAACCGAGAGTGTCTCAGACCAACTAGGGTGACCATCATTGACGTCCTTTAccttttatttgtatttatttggaACGATAAAAGTTTAGATCAATAACGAACTGAAGAAGTAACATAAATTTTATCCTTTTACACTTATGAATATCCAAACTCTTTTAATTGACACTTAAAAACGATCTGATTgacacttaaaaaaatattatcttcTTAAACATTAAGAAACAGTTGTTTAATCACTTATTGACCAATCGAATCTTTTGATTTctcatatttattttgttttcaattttgacttttgatattataactataaattaaaaatatgacCCACAACAATCTTAATTATTAactatattaatagtttttataaaaaatctcattaaattaaagtttttgttttccttactaatttatttttttttaactttttaataaataaatatataattaaaacccgttaatctatatatataattaaaacccGTTGATCGATATTAGTGTCGCCTCACAAAAGCTTTGTATTTTAACATTTAGTGGAGCCCACAcattatctatataattattaaaacagtagttatctGAGCATTTTAAAACATGCTCTTTATTTTAAAGCTACTCTTAAATATTGCTACATAAGATTTATTTTAGAtggcatctccatatttttttacaattaatatatttatttatatttatctatttatattatttatttataaaaattattaaatatattctaAAGTTTGAGAAATGTTGATATGtaaaacataattttgaaactaataaatttgatttttttttccaaaaatacacacattacttttgataaatatattgcTTATTTTTAAGCAAATATGCTTCTTAATACCCATCGACACAATCATAATACTCTTAGGTCAcgtttgtttcacagaatttgatggaatatttcaattccattccttagtgcgtttggttgtttaAAGAAGGAtgaatctcattccgtaggaatgtaaatattccatcatttgatggaatctccattccttagggATAGGAAAGGAATTTGATTCCTTCTATCACTTGAATACTCaaaaaatataatcaaaaacATTTTGTCAAATTCCATTTCTTCATATTACAATTTCTTCGAAAGATTCCATTTATTccaaaaatattatgtgaaccaaacgcgcccttaggTTTTCCCTTAATTTTGTTCCTCTCCACTTTCAATATGCAAGGTAACTGATTTGTTATATTTCATGTGTTCTATTGcatgtcttttttatttttcttaaatttattaGTTATGACACAACTTGagatttatcttttctttactttattgttattgttactcAACTACAATATTTCTTTTTccttagatttttataaattacaatgttttatttgaaattattattactattatgaTTTTGCTTAGGTTTAAAAATTCCTTCATTCAAAACTAATCATAGGCTACACAATTTGTCTTGATGATCTACTAGAGATAATTTAGTATTTGAACTAATTTTACAATTATTGGTTATGCATCTTTATCCAAATCATTCATTTATTTACGACAAatattatgtacctttttttgtGCTAATAGGTTGTTATTAGTTACTATTGTGTAAATTGGATTGATTATTAAGACACAGAATAAATGATATGTCTCTCAAGACAATGTCTAAGTAACATAACTcgtacataaatatatagtgTGGATTTCTATGCAGCCTCTTCTTTTGGCAATGTTAGTCCTGTTGTTTAATTTCTTGCAACAATAGTCCCCACTCCCCATTGTTAAATGACAAtacattttcatacacacgtttaaataagaaacaaaCGAATGTATCTGTTACATGTGTAAGGTTTCTAAAAGCAACGTTAtgtcccggggcaacgcccgggtacaTAACTAGTTGACGTTAAAAAAGAACTAATGAATTTCAATATTTGCAACGTTGACgttaaaatgaaaaacagatgtaaaaaatatttcaagGCAGCAGAAATATATCGTACAAAATGTGAGAAAACATGGACCTGAGAATTGATATGGGCAAACAGAACACCTTATATCCCATCTAGCCCCATAAAAAGCAGAGCATTACATTCACTTAAACACAAGACAAACAGCAGTAGTAACAAGCAGACTATAGAGCAAACTTTTAGTCCAAACAGAAAAGTTTTTTAACTATAGATATTCCGAAACAACAGCAGCTCCACCAACTTCTCTTTGGAGGGTCAATTTCCCAGGCGGAAACTCGGTTAGGGCATGATACCAACATTCCTTGATCCCACCGAACCTGAAACACAACATTGTATATGATTAAACATAAAGTTAGGAACAGAAAGTATGTAGCATTTAAACATCAGCAGAATCACCAACTTTTAAGATATCTAGCAAAAATAAGTCGCTTTAATTTATTAATCCttgttaaaagtaaaaattaattatCGTTGATAGTTTAGGCTATTATCGGGCTAGAGtagaaaagaaaacataagaaacaatcttatttttatttgtatgaacTATTCAAAACATGTAGACTTGTAGAGCACTGTGGATTTTCTAGTGCTAACTGATGTTTCTGATGGATGGAATTTACCTTCAATGATCTCCATTCTGAATCAGGCCATTTTGATGAAGCAGTCTCTCCAACACCAACAATGGTCCCTCTAAACCTacattaaaatgtaaaataaccCATTATGACATTTCTTAAGCACCCAAATGTGTCACTAATGAGCCATCAATAGTAGGTACCTTTGCTCAAGAGAATCTACACCATCAAACTTCAACTGGAATTTCATTCCAACAGAAAACCTATAACTTTGTGCTTTAAGGTATTTGTTCAGGCTGATGATAAATGGGGATGGACTCGCCCTGTTCATACATGATTCcaaatttaacaaaaagaatTTTTTCTCAATATATAACAGACAAAATGATCAGATATTTTAATGGTGTGTATCTATTGTTCAGTTCACGCAAGATGGataaaagaaaaacatcatttttctcttattttcaACCTATCACAAACTCAATATATTAAGCTCCTACAAAAACCAAAAAGCCTCTTCACACAATCGAAAGTAAAATTGCATGCAAACAATTCCCTGGAACTTGCGAGCATCATTAAAACCGAGTGAAAGTTCACTTTCCAGTCATCAGTAAAATTCGTTAAAAAGATTTAAGGAATCTCACTACAAATAAACGAGTGCTAATGAATACCTTGGCCTGTATGTTACTAAAAACCGGGTTCCGCTTGTAATTGCATGAGAGGTAGTTGCAAGGATGGAAAGATGAGTCTCATTTGATGTCGCAGATGAAGTATGATTCTTACGCCTCCTTACCCCAACACAGATCTCTCCATTTCCCCCCCTGAAATAATGATTAATAAGGATTGCGGTACCGTTAAGTTTctagattaaaataaataaataattatcagGCCGAGTTAATGATACAACCTAccttagaaaaagaaaagcatCACCAGCAACCAACTTTTTAGCATTAACAAAGTCGCTCCAACCAGTAGTCAGGAAGTGACGCTTAGGGTGCTCTGAAATACATATCCAAAAACTATTCAAAGTCCAACACAATCAAAAAGCTACTATACCCATTAGATGGCAACTCATGAAGCTACAAGACAAAGCAAATATAAACGTAGTCCGACGCCTCTATAATAGGTTAGACATCATTAACCTCGTAGCACTAACTTGAGGAGCGTCATATTATAAATCGCATTTAATATTTCAGAAATTTATTACCATGTTAAGGGTATAGTTTCCTATTCCTAGCCTTTTATTGTAATAATTGAGATCATTAACTCATAAGGAATGTTGGTGGTTAATTTTCATTAATCATTTGTGTGTATTATGATTTATAGAAAGACTGAAAGGTTTCAAATAAAGCTTAATACACTTTAGGTAATTCAGGATGCACACTTGTGTAACTGTAAGGGTCACATACACAAGTCCCAAATCATATGACAGCATACAAATGAAGCCCGTATAGCTTatgtacatatatgatatattatttatgaaagTAAGTCAACAAAGCGTAACCTTGCAACATATGACAAAAGTGCCATTCATTATTCTGAAGATCAGAAGCAACCACTTCTTGCCAGGATGGCTGCTGAGACATATCCTGaccatgaaaatcattgttAGTAGACGAGCAGAGAAAAATTGAAGATATACTCTAGCCCATAAAAGCTGAAACTTACCAGTGTTAGCAAACAGTCAACTGCGTCCCTAAGGGGAAGAGATAATCCGCCAATTGTGCTAGTATCCAATGTGGTCAATGTCTTGCAGATTGTGCGAACCATGCAAGTAGAAGATTCCAGAAGCGGAGGATCTGGGATTATAACCTCACCTTGCtgccacaaataaaaaaaatataaaaaagaaaaaagaaaacacacacacacaacataAGCACAAGAGACCAGAGGTTGGTGTAGGAATGATAGggataattataatatataaatttatgctCACATCATGATCGGGTAAAAGGGTTATGTCTGCATATATTTCATCTGTATCAGGTTCAACCTGAAAATCATTGCAGATTCATTAGTCAGTATCAGCATTAGAAAATGTGATGATATTTAACACATAATATATAACTTACCAGAAGTTGAACATTCACCACCTTGCACAATATTTTGGGGGGTAGATAAAACGATGGGAGCTGCTGCTGTGATCCATTATGCATGTAGGCCTTGATCTGTAATAATAACCACAAATAACCGTCATTTCAGGTACATAATATGAGTAAATCGGTTCATAACAAGTATAGAATGAAACTAATACAAGATGACTTGCAAAATCTTTTGAGATATGAAATATCTGTATCATATCCGCATATATTCTATTTCCGAATGTACCACAGAACTTCAAGTCTACAATAACCTGACAAACACTACCTGAATCCTTGCATCAACAAGAGGTCCATAAAGAAGATTCTAAATAAACTCtggaaagaagaaaaataacaaaCCTGTTCCATATGGCCTTCGGGGAAGTAATAAACACGCTCCCCTACACATGGAATACTGACTTGTGGTCCAGCACAAGCAAGCCACAACTCTTTATACATGGTCTTGGTTAAAGGTCCTGAAAAGCAAGCTACATTATAAACAACAAAGGTGCAAAAGTGGAGAACAAAATTGAAAACATCTGTGCAgtgaatataaaatattaaaattcaaaataatattgATTATAAGTTAATTGAGCCCCGAGAGCGTAACAATTACCAGAACTAAGCCCCATGATGAaatgaagttgatacaccaagcccctctaaatatatataacacagtATATAGCGTAAAGTACCGTCCCGTATACAGTAGCTGTAAGAAACAAGAATACAGCCAATGACCAGAATGGTAATCAGTATGTAATTGCTAGTTTATGATATGAATGACTAGTAAGTCACTAATATCGAAGATTATATAGTGAAGTCTTTTGGTTACTATCCGGCTTTTCGCACTAAAGTCAGCAGAAAAGCCGAGTTTTATGGTATTTGTACTGAGCCTCAAAATCATAACAAAAGCATGACTGTCTCATGCGATGCATCAAATACCACAAACCCATTTAAAGTTATCCGTCCATTCTGGTCAAAAAGTCACCGCAAATGgtaaaaatgacaaaatcttTGTGGTTCGCAAAAATCCAGtagtttgaactttgaacaaCATCCAATGCGGTAAGTGCATAAAAGGGTATTCAACTTGTCACGTTTTGCAAATGTGTGTATCGGTCTTTCAATAGTAAGGTGGTACAGGACTACAGGTTTTACTGGCattacaatctatatagctattAGCTACCATGTCAGCAAAACAACTTACTTGATAAGGATGTAACAGCATACATACACTATCAATAatagatacatacaatagcaagTTGAGTGGATACTACAACAGTAAGTTTGAGAGCGGATACTACAACAGTAAGTGTTAATGTATGTGTATATTAACAAGTTAGATACAATATTTTGCACTTGACACATatccaaaattttataaaatgtacCTACTTGAACCACTACAAAAACTAACATCTACActtttttttgacatatatacGCACTTAAAATTGTGTAAAACTTTATACATGGACTGAGAAATGGTTGCAGGACCTTAGCTCAAAATTTCACTATAAGAAATGCTAAGAAGACGGTTCTAA
Coding sequences within:
- the LOC122593873 gene encoding UPF0481 protein At3g47200-like — its product is MANNDLEYGRIPNEEEPAFQVLLRRAENAKNRVEKRPSICMVPSVLRNLSKKSFIPRVVSIGPLHKENENLQEFEWLKDSYLHDLLSHSSDKTSTLEKCLEKVNKKMEEIKSCYDTRMIKKYKDTDLANMMVLDGSFILEFCFKQDNKKPSFLSKIQITCIAIDLMLLENQIPFSVLQTIFDCTIKKSHPKISLTCLLRRILGSYIHPFCIPLEIKVTHESDSQHVHVLDCVHKIYNPSDTVVDIQPTKKDGNIQTSLNYNHSVLELDRSGVNFKPQKEKEKAMSMSIIKSRSCLNLSPWSKRTLLMPTLVVHEFTEAVLRNFIAYEQFSPEVNYFFTSYASAMDMLIDSEKDVRKLVESKVIVNNLGSNKEVARVINGICVNIEIERFCYSEAIQELDRYYNSYWPKHFAYLKRTYFQNPWSVIALLLYFILFGLAVLQAILRIRGS
- the LOC122593354 gene encoding auxin response factor 1-like, which encodes MGLSSGPLTKTMYKELWLACAGPQVSIPCVGERVYYFPEGHMEQIKAYMHNGSQQQLPSFYLPPKILCKVVNVQLLVEPDTDEIYADITLLPDHDQGEVIIPDPPLLESSTCMVRTICKTLTTLDTSTIGGLSLPLRDAVDCLLTLDMSQQPSWQEVVASDLQNNEWHFCHMLQEHPKRHFLTTGWSDFVNAKKLVAGDAFLFLRGGNGEICVGVRRRKNHTSSATSNETHLSILATTSHAITSGTRFLVTYRPRASPSPFIISLNKYLKAQSYRFSVGMKFQLKFDGVDSLEQRFRGTIVGVGETASSKWPDSEWRSLKVRWDQGMLVSCPNRVSAWEIDPPKRSWWSCCCFGISIVKKLFCLD